In Triticum aestivum cultivar Chinese Spring chromosome 5B, IWGSC CS RefSeq v2.1, whole genome shotgun sequence, the following proteins share a genomic window:
- the LOC123114418 gene encoding nucleolar protein 12, translating to MGGWLPTVAGQINFPPFLLLAAAAAAARKPPTPTPRTREMAKKGKDAAEPDAKAAAVRSLFSADNPFRRKESAPPPTPASASAAVPKPARKPRRWPEAEAEAEAEPAVPSRRKRSEEDGEGPARRKRKRDEVESGYERRTLGAAPADNEERPRPVVGAKRKAPHDVEAAASGGESEDEAFDDEGKLLRTVFVGNLPLRTKRKALTKEFAAFGEVDSVRIRSVPLGDTKIPRKGAVIKGKINDLVDNVHAYIVFKDEQCARTALSHNMALFNGNHIRVDMACPPRKKLRGEGPLYDRKRTVFVGNLPFDVKDEELYQLFCGPSGPQGDVEAIRVVRDPDSSLGKGIAYVLFKTREAANSVVKKRGLKIRDRFLRLTHAKAADATPKADSGKKRGTPKQKTPFTPGSKSREGSDSNKRKAPASLSYQGLKSTKSGVVKKVKVARRPINQGKQQGRPSETGQSESARKAKRPAVAARKAKQLNKKRKQDGSTPENTHRSKKARK from the exons ATGGGTGGGTGGCTCCCCACGGTCGCGGGCCAAATAAATTTCCCACCTTTtcttctcctcgccgccgccgccgccgccgcccgcaaaccgccgacgccgacgccgaggacGAGGGAGATGGCGAAGAAGGGGAAGGACGCCGCCGAGCCCGACGCCAAGGCGGCGGCCGTCCGCTCCCTCTTctccgccgacaaccccttccgcCGCAAGGAGTCCGCTCCCCCACCGACCCCCGCGTCCGCATCCGCCGCCGTCCCCAAGCCGGCGCGCAAGCCCCGGAGGTGGcccgaggcggaggcggaggcggaggcggagcccGCGGTGCCGTCCCGGAGGAAGCGGAGCGAGGAGGATGGGGAGGGCCCGGCGCGGCGCAAGCGGAAGCGGGACGAGGTGGAGTCCGGCTACGAGCGGCGGACGCTGGGGGCGGCGCCCGCGGACAACGAGGAGCGGCCGCGGCCGGTCGTCGGGGCCAAGAGGAAGGCGCCCCACGACGTCGAGGCGGCGGCCTCCGGCGGGGAGTCGGAGGACGAGGCGTTCGACGACGAGGGCAAGCTGCTCAGGACGGTCTTCGTGGGGAACCTGCCGCTGCGGACCAAGCGCAAGGCGCTCACCAAGGAGTTCGCCGCCTTCGGCGAGGTCGACTCCGTCAGGATCCGCTCTGTGCCCCTCGGCGAC ACCAAGATTCCGCGGAAGGGAGCCGTCATCAAAGGCAAGATCAATGACTTGGTCGACAA TGTACATGCCTACATCGTCTTCAAAGATGAGCAGTGTGCGCGGACAGCTTTATCTCATAATATGGCACTG TTCAATGGCAATCACATCCGTGTTGACATGGCGTGTCCGCCTCGTAAAAAGCTAAGAGGAGAAGGACCTCTTTATGACAGAAAGAGGACAGTGTTTGTTGGTAACCTTCCATTCGATGTAAAG GATGAGGAGCTCTACCAGCTCTTCTGCGGTCCCAGTGGACCACAAGGTGATGTTGAAGCTATACGAGTTGTCAGAGATCCAGATTCAAGCCTAGGAAAGGGTATCGCTTATGTTCTATTCAAAACAAGG GAAGCTGCTAACTCTGTTGTGAAAAAACGTGGCCTTAAGATCAGAGACCGCTTTTTGAGGCTCACCCATGCAAAGGCAGCCGACGCGACGCCGAAGGCAGATTCTGGGAAAAAGCGCGGCACTCCAAAACAGAAGACACCTTTCACGCCAGGCAGCAAGTCTCGCGAAGGCAGCGACAGTAACAAACGCAAGGCGCCGGCAAGCCTGTCTTACCAAGGCCTGAAGTCGACCAAATCCGGCGTCGTGAAGAAGGTGAAGGTGGCCCGGCGCCCCATCAACCAAGGGAAGCAGCAAGGCAGGCC
- the LOC123114417 gene encoding E3 ubiquitin-protein ligase listerin codes for MGKSKGRASSSGLAASLLPDAQGAAVPAVGFGGYHGASRVEPAALHPLPSDDPDAPARLPPDVDAQVLQHLRRLGRKDPTTKLKALSTLSVLFTQQPADQVVQIVPQWAFEYKRLLLDYNREVRRATNDTMSSLVTAVKKGLAPHLKSLMGPWWFSQFDPAAEVAQAGRRSFEAAFPQSDRRLDALMLCVKETFVYLNENLKLTTQALSDKVTPADELEDMHQRVISSSLLAMATLIDILLGVKLQSNGGESANTESKSHLKVRSATLSSAEAALSMHKYFIDFLKSKSAAIRSATYTLLTSYIKYVPHVFNEEAMKILSSTILGAFNEKDPLCHSAMWDTILVFSRKFPEAWSYCNIHKVVLNRFRHFLQNGCYGSKQASYPLIVQFLDVIPSEVATEKFAIEFLQNLWAGRNQRQLSAADSLVFFIAFKQSFLWLLKKVPRNSVGDSTDNIHNRLITNVLVKIVWHDYLQLSLSKNLDTIPGLLSEEATTDDHQLSHKSLLVQNVRLPIYYYQDLGKCIVEILDEISVAESHLLEVACESLLRDYLDIVHQGEKLSKFQDHVDQLASFFCSLDLLVVQNGRTWPLENLARPLVIHSLPTIKSMDSPSLVKLLISLVEIFGPAHLFLKYVEKNDDKSYVEPYLNVFNSDFVPWCLDGKDITCSSKIDLLLSLIQEECFFDQWCSIIKYIIAKQKRSVDDKISHTNDQFELLTLILQKVRERIAVGKLRNLQRSGSLPEHWRHDLLDSVAVSVFCDLPTTDSHVHFLCAALGGSSQDDQVCFLSAEAVCKIRESILKSLASLLITSTFEWTRSAHFLLLPAEHEHFKLLGEQSLSANFEMAQFAFQVFERSLFALRIHEEDSVFSHILAALFIIEWECSMALTLGEENDLEGHKEEIDAETSMCNSSDVHLGATVHLKANLAEHIHAFRQSLIPSFWNDLHSDTLNRLANILAQSVRHAVFDTRDLGIDRTAALCSEWVVDMLRLICLDHIKLQSFYDILLSEGEDWPLWVKPSLQNGHASVKIQCELLATEEIELKHQRFVAFVDKLVLNLSFGEVILGIPRNQHCTTSSSIDVTSPVSSFSRAWVAAEMICTWKWKGGSAFSTFLPSLVQYMKTESCLEVSIMPFLLDTLLEGALMHESSNWALFNVWHLSDSEIDKIQDRFLRALVALLFTTYTKECIWRESDALVLFEKLLGSLFVSSTVNRKCLRTLPFIMSTIIKPLTEKMKSGEASSCTDLVGESILSWLNEAISCLSLSTREVTQQDIEDWMQVVLSCFPLEITGGTAKLVVKFEREISDAETSLLLTLFSRYRAFYASADPSLSSSGTSLSKTAELLGVKLTAIMVGYCCTKIGEDDWCFVFRILQKWIESSVLLVEEMTDGVNDAVIHRTSAVDILEKLKLIACTPEELTFTFAESALVTLCCLNHVDSLHESQTLQLIRSGEYAESNDKMMENVLRLFLASGVSEAIAGSCSEEASSIIASGRVVYLHFWELVASFIIDASPQIRGCALESMKLWGLSKDSVSGLYSILFSSEPVSHLQFAAYSLLMSEPLCEVSLVNGGNPQESDMDQQSTESTPDSEKVLCLRDELSSLIEMPTSELAKTDLIARDRVNVFVAWALLLSHLQRLPLSSSSRALLLSYVQDKISPCILDCIFQHIPLRSGSGGGASASGKKKDAELVPEAKAAAEGSKNAIVTCSLLPYVESLWPVGVMEMASLAGSLYGMMIRLLPSYVRTWFTGLRDRSLSSSIESLTRVWCSPPLLLDEFCQVKESVYADETFSVSVNRSAYEIIATYKKEETGIDLVIRLPSCYPLRHVEVECTRSLGISEVKCRKWLLSLTSFVRNQNGAVAEAIRTWKSNFDKEFEGVEECPICYSILHTSNHGLPRLACKTCKHKFHGACLYKWFSTSNKSTCPLCQTPF; via the exons GAAGGGCCTAGCTCCGCATCTCAAGTCTCTGATGGGTCCTTGGTGGTTTTCTCAGTTTGACCCTGCTGCTGAGGTTGCACAGGCTGGTCGTCGTTCATTCGAG GCAGCATTCCCACAATCGGACAGAAGGTTGGATGCTTTAATGCTGTGTGTGAAGGAGACGTTTGTGTACCTAAATGAGAACCTGAAATTAACAACACAAGCTTTATCTGACAAGGTTACACCGGCGGATGAATTAGAAGATATGCATCAGCGG GTAATATCATCGTCACTGTTAGCAATGGCAACTCTTATCGACATCTTACTGGGAGTAAAATTACAAAGTAATGGCGGTGAAAGTGCAAATACCGAAAGCAAGAGTCATTTAAAAGTTCGATCTGCCACATTGTCTTCTGCCGAAGCTGCACTTTCTATGCATAAATATTTTATCGATTTTCTGAAGTCAAAAAGTGCTGCTATACGGTCAGCTACATATACTCTGCTTACAAGTTATATCAAGTATGTTCCTCATGTTTTCAACGAAGAAGCCATGAAGATACTGTCTTCCACAATACTTGGCGCCTTCAATGAAAAGGACCCATTGTGTCACTCTGCTATGTGGGACACTATTCTTGTTTTTTCTAGAAAGTTTCCAGAGGCTTGGTCATATTGCAATATTCACAAGGTTGTCCTCAATCGGTTTCGGCACTTCCTACAAAATGGTTGCTATGGGTCTAAACAGGCCTCATACCCTCTAATTGTTCAGTTTTTGGATGTTATACCATCGGAAGTTGCTACAGAGAAATTTGCTATTGAGTTCTTACAAAATCTTTGGGCCGGTAGAAACCAGAGGCAGTTATCAGCTGCTGACAGTTTGGTTTTCTTCATTGCCTTCAAACAGAGCTTTTTGTGGCTTCTTAAGAAAGTACCAAG AAATTCTGTAGGAGATTCTACAGATAATATTCACAACAGGCTTATAACGAATGTTCTAGTCAAAATTGTCTGGCATGATTACCTTCAATTATCGTTATCCAAAAACCTGGACACAATTCCAGGTCTGTTGTCTGAAGAAGCAACTACTGATGATCACCAGCTATCTCATAAGTCATTGTTGGTGCAGAACGTGCGCCTTCCAATTTACTATTATCAGGACTTGGGGAAATGTATCGTTGAAATACTGGATGAGATTTCAGTTGCAGAAAGTCATTTGTTGGAAGTTGCTTGTGAGTCTCTGTTGAGGGACTATTTGGACATTGTTCACCAAGGGGAGAAGCTATCAAAATTTCAGGATCATGTAGACCAACTTGCTTCTTTCTTTTGTTCTTTGGATCTACTCGTTGTACAGAACGGTAGGACATGGCCGCTGGAAAACTTAGCAAGACCACTGGTTATACATTCTCTGCCAACTATCAAGTCCATG GATTCCCCAAGTCTTGTTAAACTCCTAATAAGTTTGGTTGAAATATTCGGACCTGCCCACCTGTTCTTGAAATATGTTGAGAAAAATGATGATAAATCATATGTTGAGCCTTATCTGAATGTATTCAATTCCGACTTTGTCCCTTGGTGCTTGGATGGGAAGGATATCACCTGCAGCTCAAAGATTGATTTATTGCTTTCTTTAATTCAAGAAGAGTGCTTTTTTGACCAGTGGTGTTCGATCATCAAATATATTATAGCTAAACAAAAGCGATCAGTTGATGATAAAATCTCACACACTAATGACCAATTTGAACTGCTGACACTTATACTTCAAAAAGTCAGAGAAAGAATTGCTGTCGGAAAGCTGAGAAATTTGCAGAGAAGTGGTTCTCTGCCAGAACATTGGCGACATGATCTATTAGATTCTGTTGCAGTTTCTGTCTTCTGTGATCTGCCCACTACAGATTCTCATGTACATTTTCTATG TGCTGCACTTGGTGGCTCCAGTCAAGATGATCAAGTTTGTTTTCTTTCTGCTGAGGCTGTTTGCAAAATACGTGAATCCATTTTGAAGTCTTTGGCATCGTTACTCATCACATCAACTTTTGAGTGGACAAGATCTGCACATTTTCTGTTGTTGCCAGCGGAACATGAGCATTTCAAGCTTCTAGGAGAACAGTCCTTGTCCGCAAACTTTGAGATGGCTCAGTTCGCCTTTCAAGTTTTTGAGCGTAGCTTGTTTGCGCTAAGGATACATGAGGAAGATTCGGTTTTCTCTCATATTCTGGCGGCTTTGTTTATCATCGAATGGGAATGCAGCATGGCTTTAACTCTTGGAGAAGAGAATGATTTGGAAGGTCACAAGGAAGAAATTGATGCTGAGACTTCGATGTGCAACAGTTCAGATGTTCATTTGGGTGCTACAGTGCATTTGAAGGCTAACCTTGCAGAACATATACATGCTTTCCGCCAAAGCTTAATTCCATCCTTTTGGAATGACCTTCATTCAGACACTTTGAATAGGCTGGCTAATATTCTAGCACAGTCTGTCAGGCATGCTGTATTTGATACAAGAGACTTAGGTATTGATAGGACAGCAGCCTTATGTTCTGAGTGGGTGGTGGACATGTTGAGACTCATCTGTCTTGACCACATAAAGCTGCAAAGTTTTTATGATATTTTGTTATCCGAGGGAGAAGATTGGCCGCTCTGGGTCAAGCCTTCTTTACAGAATGGCCATGCATCGGTGAAGATCCAATGTGAACTTCTTGCTACAGAAGAAATT GAACTGAAACATCAGCGGTTCGTTGCTTTTGTTGACAAGCTTGTCCTAAACCTTAGCTTTGGTGAAGTGATTCTAGGGATTCCAAGAAATCAGCATTGTACCACATCATCATCGATTGATGTTACTTCACCTGTTTCTTCCTTCTCCAGAGCATGGGTTGCTGCTGAGATGATCTGCACCTGGAAGTGGAAAGGGGGAAGTGCGTTTAGCACATTCTTACCTTCTCTGGTTCAGTACATGAAAACAGAGTCATGTCTTGAGGTCAGCATCATGCCATTTTTGCTTGACACGTTGCTAGAAGGGGCCCTGATGCACGAGAGTAGTAACTGGGCACTGTTCAATGTTTGGCATCTGTCTGACAGTGAGATTGATAAAATTCAAGATCGTTTTCTCCGTGCTCTTGTGGCTTTGTTATTTACTACTTACACAAAGGAATGTATTTGGAGAGAATCCGATGCACTTGTACTTTTTGAAAAGCTACTGGGTAGTCTTTTTGTCAGTTCAACAGTGAATAGAAAATGTTTAAGGACTCTTCCCTTCATCATGAGTACGATCATCAAGCCCTTGACAGAAAAAATGAAGTCGGGTGAAGCTTCTTCGTGCACTGATTTGGTGGGAGAAAGCATATTGAGTTGGCTTAATGAAGCCATCTCTTGTCTGTCATTGAGCACAAGGGAAGTAACACAACAAG ATATTGAGGATTGGATGCAAGTGGTGTTATCTTGCTTCCCGTTGGAGATAACTGGAGGAACAGCGAAACTGGTAGTTAAGTTTGAACGTGAGATCAGCGATGCAGAAACATCATTACTGCTTACTCTGTTTTCGAGGTACCGGGCTTTCTATGCTAGCGCAGATCCATCATTGTCTTCTAGTGGAACTAGCCTGTCGAAAACTGCTGAACTTTTGGGAGTGAAACTAACAGCGATTATGGTTGGTTATTGCTGTACAAAAATTGGTGAAGATGATTGGTGCTTTGTGTTCCGTATTCTACAAAAGTGGATTGAATCGTCTGTTTTACTTGTTGAAGAAATGACAGATGGCGTGAATGATGCTGTAATACACCGGACATCCGCTGTGGATATTTTGGAGAAGCTTAAACTGATAGCTTGCACTCCAGAGGAGCTAACATTTACTTTTGCTGAATCTGCTCTGGTTACATTGTGTTGCCTCAACCATGTTGACAGTCTCCATGAATCCCAAACTCTGCAGCTTATTAGATCAGGGGAGTATGCAGAGAGTAATGACAAGATGATGGAGAATGTCCTCCGTTTGTTCTTGGCTTCTGGTGTTTCAGAGGCAATTGCGGGATCTTGTAGTGAAGAGGCTTCATCCATCATAGCTTCTGGCCGTGTGGTTTATCTGCATTTTTGGGAACTAGTGGCATCATTCATCATCGATGCTTCACCACAGATTAGAGGATGTGCACTGGAGTCCATGAAACTGTGGGGACTAAGCAAGGATTCAGTCAGTGGGCTATATTCAATTCTTTTCTCCTCAGAGCCAGTATCCCATCTACAGTTTGCAGCTTACTCCCTACTTATGTCTGAGCCCCTCTGTGAAGTTTCACTAGTCAATGGAGGAAACCCTCAGGAGTCTGACATGGATCAACAAAGTACTGAGTCGACGCCAGATTCAGAGAAGGTCCTGTGCCTCAGGGATGAACTCTCATCCTTGATTGAGATGCCTACTTCTGAACTTGCCAAAACAGATCTGATTGCACGAGACAGG GTTAATGTGTTTGTTGCCTGGGCATTGCTGTTATCGCACCTGCAGCGATTGCCGTTATCATCCAGTAGCAGGGCATTGCTGTTATCATATGTACAAGATAAGATTAGTCCCTGCATATTGGATTGCATTTTCCAGCATATCCCATTAAGGAGTGGGAGTGGCGGTGGAGCTAGCGCCAGCGGGAAGAAGAAAGATGCTGAACTGGTGCCTGAAGCAAAAGCTGCTGCGGAAGGTTCCAAGAATGCCATCGTAACATGCTCACTGCTGCCGTATGTGGAATCCCTTTGGCCTGTTGGAGTTATGGAGATGGCCTCACTGGCAGGGTCATTGTATGGGATGATGATTAGACTGCTGCCTTCTTATGTGCGCACATGGTTTACTGGCTTGAGAGATCGTTCACTGTCATCATCCATCGAGTCCTTGACTAGAGTATGGTGCAGTCCTCCGCTTCTATTAGATGAGTTTTGTCAG GTGAAGGAGTCTGTTTATGCTGATGAAACATTCTCGGTGAGCGTGAACCGGTCGGCATACGAGATCATTGCTACGTACAAGAAGGAAGAAACAGGGATTGATCTTGTGATACGGCTTCCGAGCTGTTACCCGCTGCGGCATGTGGAGGTTGaatgcacgagaagcctgggcatCAGCGAGGTCAAGTGCAGGAAATGGCTGCTGTCGCTGACGTCGTTCGTGCGCAACCAGAATGGCGCGGTGGCGGAGGCGATCCGGACGTGGAAGAGCAACTTCGACAAGGAGTTTGAGGGGGTGGAGGAGTGCCCCATCTGCTACAGCATCCTGCACACGAGCAACCACGGGCTCCCGCGGCTGGCGTGCAAGACGTGCAAGCACAAGTTCCACGGCGCCTGCCTCTACAAGTGGTTCTCCACCTCCAACAAGTCCACATGCCCGCTGTGCCAGACCCCCTTCTAG
- the LOC123114419 gene encoding exosome complex exonuclease RRP46 homolog translates to MEGGGGEERAGGRKANQLRAYSCTRNPLERAHGSARWAQGDTVVVAAVYGPRPGTRKGENPEKASIEVVWKPKTGQIGRQEKEYEMTLKRTLQSICLLTVHPNTTTSLVLQVMGDDGSLLPCAINASCAALVFAGIPMKHLAVAIGCGVLADGDVILDTSKAEEQQLKSFAHLVFPNSSKSVDVKESQQKDGQSERGLITSITHGVMSEDDYFNCIERGLAASARISDFMRTTLQKHTPDYL, encoded by the exons ATGGAGGGGGGCGGAGGGGAGGAGCGGGCGGGAGGTCGGAAGGCGAACCAGCTGCGGGCGTACTCGTGCACGCGGAACCCGCTGGAGCGGGCGCACGGGTCGGCGCGGTGGGCGCAGGGCGacacggtggtggtggcggcggtgtaCGGGCCCCGGCCGGGGACGCGCAAGGGGGAGAACCCCGAGAAGGCGTCCATCGAGGTGGTGTGGAAGCCCAAGACCGGGCAGATCG GGAGGCAGGAGAAGGAGTACGAGATGACGCTCAAGCGGACGCTGCAGAGCATCTGCCTGCTCACCGTCCACCCCAACACCACCACCTCCCTCGTTCTTCAG GTTATGGGTGACGATGGTTCT CTTCTTCCATGTGCAATTAATGCTTCCTGTGCTGCCCTTGTTTTTGCTGGCATCCCTATGAAACATCTTGCTG TTGCAATTGGCTGCGGAGTGTTGGCCGATGGTGATGTGATTTTGGACACAAGCAAGGCAGAAGAGCAG CAATTGAAATCGTTTGCTCACCTGGTGTTCCCCAATTCAAGCAAGTCTGTTGATGTGAAAGAATCACAACAGAAAGATGGGCAGTCAGAACGGGGATTGATAACTTCCATCACCCATGGAGTGATGTCCG AGGACGATTACTTCAACTGTATAGAGAGGGGACTTGCCGCATCTGCGCGGATCTCAGATTTCATGAGGACCACCTTGCAGAAGCACACACCTGACTATCTCTGA